The sequence CAAACTAAAGAGAGCGGTTTACCGCCGTTTTGCAAGCCCGTAGCTATCAGCCGAAGCGTTTTTTATGTTCCCGGGAAACGGTGATATATTTTTCCGCCATCGACTTGAGTCCGTAACGCTCATCCTCCGTCAGCGGCCGAACTACCCTGGCAGGGCTACCCAAAACGAGCGAGCCCTCCGGGATTTCCGTGCCTTTTGTGACGAGTGCACCGGCGCCTACGATGGATTGAGCGCCAATAACCGCACCGTCCAGAACTGTGGCCTGCATGCCGATGAGGCACTCATCGCCGATCTCACAGGCGTGGATCATGGCAGCATG comes from Coraliomargarita sinensis and encodes:
- a CDS encoding gamma carbonic anhydrase family protein, with protein sequence MTIVERLAKYLDQTPEIESSAYVASGAIVIGSVRLAKNSSVWHNAVLRGDINRIEVGEGSNIQDGSVVHLADDYGVKIGKFVTIGHAAMIHACEIGDECLIGMQATVLDGAVIGAQSIVGAGALVTKGTEIPEGSLVLGSPARVVRPLTEDERYGLKSMAEKYITVSREHKKRFG